A stretch of the Hippoglossus hippoglossus isolate fHipHip1 chromosome 1, fHipHip1.pri, whole genome shotgun sequence genome encodes the following:
- the klhl2 gene encoding kelch-like protein 2: MVHAAGPSVQPLNNTGIMDSHPLCTRLCPHGVDKEDGVERQGPITFNHRHMRKAFKVMNELRSQNLLCDVTIVAEDVEIAAHRVVLAAGSPYFHAMFTGEMAESRAKRVRIKEMDGWTLGLLVDYIYTAEIQVTEDNVQALLPAAGLLQLNEVKKACCEFLSSQLHPSNCLGIRAFADLHACSQLLAQANSYAEQHFAEVVGSEEFLNLGMEQVSSLIASDKLTIPTEEKVFEAVIAWVNHDKDVRQEHLAHLMEHVRLPLLSREYLVQRVEEECLIKNSSACKDYLIEAMKYHLLPADQRALMKTARTRMRTPACCPKVMVVVGGQAPKAIRSVECYDFEEQRWYQVAELPTRRCRAGVVYVGGCVYAVGGFNGSLRVRTVDCYDPMMDRWTSVSSMQDRRSTLGAAVLNGLLYAVGGFDGSTGLSTIEAYNAKTDEWFHVLPMSTRRSSVGVGVVNGVLYAVGGYDGATRQCLSTVEAYNPKTNAWNYIAEMGTRRSGAGVGVLKGLLYAVGGHDGPLVRKSCEVYDPTSNSWRQVADMNMCRRNAGVCAVNNVLYVVGGDDGSCNLASVEFYNQNSDKWTLLPTCMSTGRSYAGVTVIDKPL, translated from the exons ATGGTGCATGCCGCTGGGCCAAGTGTGCAGCCTCTGAACAACACCGGAATCATGGACAGTCATCCGCT GTGCACTAGACTTTGTCCACACGGTGTGGACAAAGAAGATGGAGTCGAGAGGCAAGGCCCCATCACCTTCAACCACCGGCACATGAGGAAGGCGTTCAAAGTCATGAACGAGCTGCGCAG CCAGAATCTGTTGTGTGATGTGACCATAGTGGCGGAGGACGTAGAGATCGCTGCTCACAGAGTGGTCCTGGCCGCCGGGAGCCCTTACTTCCACGCTATGTTCACGG GGGAGATGGCCGAGAGCAGGGCGAAAAGAGTGAGGATAAAGGAGATGGATGGTTGGACTCTGGGCCTGCTGGTGGACTACATCTACACAGCAGAGATACAGGTCACAGAGGATAACgtgcag gcgTTGCTGCCTGCAGCGGGCCTGCTCCAGCTGAACGAGGTGAAAAAGGCCTGTTGTGAGTTTCTGAGCTCTCAGCTTCATCCGTCCAACTGTCTGGGAATACGAGCCTTCGCTGACCTGCACGCCTGCTCTCAGCTGCTCGCACAGGCCAACAGCTacgcag AGCAACATTTCGCTGAGGTGGTCGGGAGTGAGGAGTTCCTTAATTTGGGCATGGAGCAAGTGTCCAGCCTGATCGCCAGCGACAAGCTCACCATCCCCACAGAAGagaag GTCTTTGAAGCAGTCATAGCCTGGGTCAACCATGACAAAGACGTGCGCCAGGAACACTTGGCTCACCTGATGGAGCACGTCCGCCTGCCACTCCTCTCCAGAGAATACCTGGTGCAG cgggtggaggaggagtgtcTGATTAAGAACAGCAGTGCCTGTAAAGATTACCTGATTGAGGCCATGAAGTATCACCTGCTGCCGGCCGACCAGAGAGCTCTGATGAAGACGGCACGCACACGCATGAGGACTCCAGCCTGCTGCCCGAAG GTGATGGTGGTGGTCGGAGGCCAGGCTCCCAAGGCGATCCGCAGTGTTGAATGTTACGATTTTGAGGAGCAGCGATGGTACCAGGTGGCTGAACTCCCAACCAGGAGGTGCAGAGCAG GTGTGGTGTACGTGGGCGGCTGTGTGTACGCAGTCGGCGGTTTCAACGGTTCTTTGCGTGTACGGACCGTCGACTGTTACGACCCGATGATGGACCGCTGGACCAGCGTGAGCAGCATGCAGGACCGGCGATCGACGCTCGGCGCTGCCGTGCTCAACGGACTCCTGTACGCTGTGGGAGGCTTTGATGGCAGCACAG GTTTGTCCACCATCGAGGCGTACAACGCTAAGACAGACGAATGGTTCCATGTGTTACCCATGAGCACCCGGCGCAGCAGTGTGGGAGTGGGAGTTGTAAATG GGGTCCTATACGCAGTCGGAGGTTATGATGGAGCGACCAGACAGTGTCTGAGTACAGTAGAAGCTTATAATCCAAAAACTAACGCGTGGAACTACATCGCTGAGATGGGCACAAGACGCAGTGGAGCAG GTGTAGGTGTGTTAAAAGGTTTACTCTATGCTGTGGGTGGACACGACGGTCCATTGGTGAGAAAGAGCTGTGAAGTGTACGATCCGACCTCCAACAGCTGGCGACAGGTAGCAGACATGAACATGTGTCGACGTAACGCAG gtgtgtgtgctgtgaacAACGTGCTGTATGTGGTGGGGGGAGATGACGGCAGCTGTAATTTGGCCTCCGTGGAGTTCTACAATCAGAACTCGGACAAGTGGACACTGCTGCCGACCTGCATGAGCACCGGACGCAGTTAtgcag GTGTGACAGTGATTGACAAGCCCTTATGA
- the lap3 gene encoding cytosol aminopeptidase — protein MLLVRRVVQRTSHRRSFSASHTHLSHRKGLVLGVFEKEGEEAGLHLTEAATGFDQTVSGKLSELLTISGPALKKGRSRIFYGVHTDFPCVAVVGLGKSNAAVCGAENWDTGKENIRTAVSAGCRLLQDLEVNHVEVDGCGDAQSAAEGAALGLFHYDQLKSKKKTKVTTQLHGSADSVGWEKGVLYAEGQNLARMLMEAPANHITPTVFASIIEEKLAGHSGRVTIKKRSQGWIEEQQMGAFLSVSKGSEEPPVFLELHYNGAPESTEAPLLLVGKGITFDTGGISLKPSASMDAMRADMGGAATVCSSIVTAAALKLPVNIIGLAPLCENMPSGKATKPGDVVTAKNGKTIQVDNTDAEGRLVLADALCYGHTFNPRAIVNVATLTGAMDVALGSAATGVFTNSDWLWEQLQKASVVTGDRVWRMPLFQHYTRQVTDCQLADLNNVGKYSRSGGACTAAAFLREFVTAPHWAHLDIAGVMSNKDEVPYLRKGMSGRPTRTLVEFAAGLAHHG, from the exons ATGCTTCTCGTGAGGAGAGTTGTGCAGAGGACGAGCCACCGCAGGTCGTTTTCTGCTTCACACACTCACCTGAGCCACAGGAAG GGTCTGGTGTTGGGGGTGTttgagaaggagggagaggaggctgGTCTTCATCTGACAGAGGCAGCGACAGGCTTTGACCAAACAGTGTCAGGAAAACTGTCTGAGCTGCTGACAAT CTCTGGACCTGCGCTGAAGAAAGGCAGAAGCAGAATATTCTATGGAGTCCACACG GACTTCCCCTGTGTAGCAGTAGTAGGACTGGGTAAGAGCAATGCAGCAGTGTGTGGGGCAGAGAACTGGGACACCGgcaaggagaacatcagaactGCAGTGTCAG CTGGCTGCCGGTTACTCCAGGACCTGGAGGTGAACCACGTGGAGGTGGACGGCTGCGGTGACGCTCAGTCGGCAGCTGAAGGCGCTGCTCTGGGTCTGTTCCACTATGATCAACTCAAATCCAAGAAGAAGACCAAAGTGACCACGCAGCTCCATGGAAG TGCTGACTCGGTCGGGTGGGAGAAAGGAGTTCTTTACGCTGAAGGCCAAAACCTGGCACGGATGCTAATGGAAGCTCCAGCGAATCACATAACGCCGACTGTATTTGCCAGCATCATTGAAGAGAAACTAGCAGGACATTCTGGACGAGTCACGATAAAGAAGAG ATCCCAGGGCTGGATTGAGGAGCAACAGATGGGAGCCTTCCTCAGCGTGTCCAAAGGCTCAGAGGAGCCCCCTGTCTTCCTGGAGCTTCATTACAATGGTGCACCTGAGAGCACGGAGGCCCCGCTGCTCTTAGTGGGCAAAGGCATCACTTTTGACAC tGGAGGTATTTCTCTGAAGCCATCTGCTTCTATGGATGCAATGAGAGCTGACATGGGCGGTGCTGCCACCGTGTGTTCATCcattgtcacagcagcagctctgaaacTGCCGGTCAACATTATTG GTCTGGCTCCTCTGTGTGAGAACATGCCCAGTGGGAAGGCCACTAAACCAGGTGATGTAGTCACAGCTAAGAATGGAAAAACAATCCAG GTAGATAACACAGATGCAGAGGGCAGACTGGTTCTCGCCGACGCACTCTGTTATGGACACACCTTCAACCCCAGGGCCATCGTCAATGTTGCTACATTAACAG GTGCGATGGATGTAGCGCTCGGCTCAGCAGCAACTGGAGTATTCACAAATTCTGACTGGCTCtgggagcagctgcagaag GCCAGTGTTGTGACAGGTGACCGAGTGTGGCGGATGCCCCTGTTCCAGCACTACACCAGACAGGTGACTGACTGCCAGCTGGCAGACCTCAACAACGTCGGCAAGTACAGCCG ttCTGGTGGCGCATGCACAGCAGCTGCATTCCTGAGAGAGTTTGTCACAGCTCCACATTGGGCTCATCTGGACATCGCTGGTGTGATGAGTAACAAAGATGAAGTTCCTTACCTGAGGAAAGGCATGTCCGGGAGACCAACACGTACACTGGTGGAGTTTGCTGCCGGGCTGGCACATCACGGCTGA
- the med28 gene encoding mediator of RNA polymerase II transcription subunit 28, with amino-acid sequence MASSMGGMFPGQQPPGPHPVGGPGGPGQPGFPAPAARTQGSNTLVDELEASFEACFASLVSQDYVNGTDQEEIRTGVDQCIQKFLDVARQTECFFLQKRLQLSVQKPEQVVKEDVSELRNELQRKELLVQKHLSKLHHWQQVLEDVSVQHRKPSDLPPPGPLAFLEQASASLPPAPLKPN; translated from the exons ATGGCGTCGTCCATGGGTGGGATGTTTCCCGGTCAGCAGCCGCCCGGTCCTCATCCCGTCGGGGGCCCGGGTGGACCGGGACAGCCGGGCTTCCCCGCTCCCGCTGCCCGGACTCAGGGCAGCAACACGCTGGTGGACGAACTGGAGGCTTCGTTCGAG gCATGTTTTGCATCCCTGGTGAGTCAGGACTACGTTAATGGAACAGACCAAGAGGAGATTCGAACTG GTGTTGATCAGTGCATACAAAAGTTTCTGGACGTGGCTCGACAGACGGAGTGCTTCTTCCTACAGAAAAGGCTCCAGTTATCTGTGCAGAAGCCAGAGCAGGTGGTGAAAGAG GATGTGTCAGAGTTACGTAACGAGCTACAGAGGAAAGAATTGCTGGTTCAGAAGCACTTGTCCAAACTGCACCACTGGCAACAAGTGCTCGAGGATGTGAGCGTTCAACACCGCAAACCCTCGGACCTTCCTCCCCCTGGACCGCTGGCCTTTCTGGAGCAGGCCTCTGCCAGTCTGCCCCCCGCCCCTCTGAAGCCAAACTAA
- the tapt1b gene encoding transmembrane anterior posterior transformation protein 1 homolog isoform X1: MAESLSTGPGEEKEKETEDRERDGSAATAEKSTASDGATETRGFRDENGGSAGKRRNLSDLSLVRFITTELTRGYFLEHNEAKYTERRERVYTCLRIPKELEKLMTFGFFLCLDAFLYVFTLLPLRVILALLRLLTLPCCGVSGSRLLQPAQVCDVLKGFIMVLCYSMMSYVDYAMMYHLIRGQSVIKLYIIYNMLEVADRLFSSFGQDILDALYWTATEPKEKKRAHIGVIPHFLMAVLYVFLHAILIMVQATTLNVAFNSHNKSLLTIMMSNNFVEIKGSVFKKFEKNNLFQMSNSDIKERFTNYILLLIVCLRNMEQFSWNPDHLWVLFPDVVMVIASEVAVDVVKHAFITKFNDISADVYGEYRASLAFDLVSSRQKNAYTDYSDSVSRRMGFIPLPLALLLIRVVTSSVKIQGSLSFMCVLLFYLGMITLKVLNSIVLLGTSCVFVKAANMEEKLFDPPPSATSSRVNSRANRTKHVNTPPQQAESTADKGGTPLASDNSQPNTTAESSAPTLPKSDSDTFLTTPDEEDDDKIINTDTGLEGDGLKPRTPKKDLLEIDRFTICGNRID, translated from the exons ATGGCGGAGTCGCTGTCGACTGGTCcgggagaggagaaggagaaggagacgGAGGACAGGGAGCGGGACGGCAGCGCTGCCACGGCCGAGAAGAGCACGGCGAGCGACGGGGCCACGGAGACGCGGGGGTTCCGCGACGAAAATGGCGGCAGCGCGGGCAAGAGACGGAACCTGTCAG ACCTGTCGCTGGTCAGATTTATAACTACCGAGCTCACCAGAGGCTATTTCCTGGAACACAATGAGGCCAAATACACAGAGCGCAGAGAGCGGGTCTACACCTGCCTGCGTATCCCCAAAGAGCTGGAgaag CTGATGACATTCGGCTTCTTCCTGTGTCTGGACGCCTTTCTCTACGTGTTCACGCTGTTGCCGCTCAGAGTCATTCTGGCCCTTTTACGGCTCCTCACGTTGCCATGCTGTGGCGTCAG tggCTCCCGCCTGCTGCAGCCAGCACAGGTATGTGATGTCCTGAAAGGCTTCATTATGGTGTTGTGTTACTCAATGATGAGCTACGTGGATTACGCCATGATGTACCACCTCATCAGGGGACAGTCTGTCATCAAACTGTACATCATCTACAACATGTTAGAG gtgGCGGATCGCCTGTTCTCCTCATTTGGTCAGGACATCCTGGACGCTCTGTACTGGACGGCCACTGAAcccaaggagaagaagagagcgCACATAGGGGTGATTCCTCACTTCCTCATGGCCGTGCTCTACGTCT TTCTTCACGCCATCCTCATCATGGTTCAGGCCACAACTCTCAATGTCGCCTTCAACTCCCACAACAAGTCTCTGCTCACCATCATGATGTCAAACAAC TTTGTGGAGATCAAGGGGAGTGTGTTTAAGAAGTTTGAAAAGAACAACCTTTTCCAGATGTCTAACAGTG ACATAAAAGAGAGGTTCACCAACTACATCCTCCTGCTCATCGTTTGTCTGAGAAACATGGAGCAGTTTTCATGGAACCCTG ACCACCTGTGGGTGCTGTTTCCTGATGTAGTCATGGTGATAGCATCAGAAGTTGCCGTGGATGTTGTCAAGCACGCTTTCATCACCAAATTCAACGACATCAGCGCTGAT GTGTACGGAGAATACCGAGCCAGCCTTGCCTTTGACCTTGTCAGCAGTCGACAGAAAAAT GCGTACACAGACTACAGTGACTCAGTGTCCAGGAGAATGGGCTTCATCCCGCTTCCCTTAGCTCTGCTG ttGATCAGAGTAGTGACAAGCTCAGTGAAAATCCAGGGTTCACTCtcctttatgtgtgtgttgctgttttacTTGGG gaTGATCACTCTGAAAGTGCTCAACAGTATCGTTCTGCTGGGGAcgtcgtgtgtgtttgtcaaagCGGCCAATATGGAAGAAAAGCTCTTCGACCCTCCACCTTCTGCCACCTCCAGCCGAGTAAACTCCAGAGCTAACCGCACCAAACACGTTAACACGCCACCACAGCAAG CAGAATCCACTGCAGACAAGGGAGGAACACCACTGGCATCAGACAACTCTCAGCCCAACACCACTGCCGAGAGCTCTGCCCCCACCCTTCCCAAGAGCGACTCAGACACATTCCTGACGACGCCCGACGAAGAGGATGATGACAAGATCATCAACACTGACACAGGACTGGAAGGAGATGGACTCAAACCCAGAACGCCCAAGAAAGACTTGCTAGAGATAGACCGCTTCACCATCTGTGGCAACAGGATAGACTGA
- the clrn2 gene encoding clarin-2: MPSLWKRITFSVASVLCVGSVVLLVVALATERWVTGRILCKTGVDIVNASHPELEQFVGDIYYGLFQGGKSKRCGLGRRRSKIFIFPKLVRTLNSGLHMMVILFLLVAIGFAVVSLSFCIYNARKVPYQSIKGHKGLYLWNLIAALFGALGVLCFLAALRHHRLTERVANYKEKLFVLVVLDDGLDWSFWLSVGSIATHFAVCGVVAMSRIKLPKPEIKKPEEPTISALDLLY; this comes from the exons ATGCCTTCTCTGTGGAAACGGATAACGTTCTCGGTGGCCTCGGTGCTCTGCGTCGGCTCGGTGGTCCTCCTGGTCGTGGCCCTGGCCACGGAGCGCTGGGTCACCGGGCGGATCCTGTGTAAAACAGGGGTGGACATAGTAAACGCGTCCCACCCGGAACTGGAGCAGTTTGTGGGGGACATTTACTACGGTTTGTTCCAGGGAGGGAAGAGCAAGAGGTGCGGGCTCGGGAGGAGGCGATCCAAAATATTCA TTTTCCCAAAGCTCGTGCGAACATTGAACAGCGGCCTTCACATGATGGTGATCCTCTTCCTGCTGGTGGCCATCGGCTTCGCTGTGGTCAGTCTGTCTTTCTGTATTTACAACGCACGCAAGGTTCCCTACCAGAGCATCAAGGGGCACAAAGGACTCTACCTGTGGAACCTAATAGCTG CTCTTTTCGGTGCCCtgggtgttttgtgtttcctgGCGGCCCTGAGACACCACCGTCTGACCGAGCGGGTGGCTAACTACAAGGAGAAGCTGTTCGTCCTGGTTGTCCTGGACGATGGCCTGGACTGGTCCTTCTGGCTGAGCGTGGGGAGCATAGCGACTCACTTCGCTGTCTGCGGAGTGGTCGCCATGAGTCGGATCAAGCTGCCCAAACCAGAGATCAAGAAACCGGAGGAACCCACCATCTCTGCTCTGGACCTGCTCTACTAA
- the tapt1b gene encoding transmembrane anterior posterior transformation protein 1 homolog isoform X2, translated as MAESLSTGPGEEKEKETEDRERDGSAATAEKSTASDGATETRGFRDENGGSAGKRRNLSDLSLVRFITTELTRGYFLEHNEAKYTERRERVYTCLRIPKELEKLMTFGFFLCLDAFLYVFTLLPLRVILALLRLLTLPCCGVSGSRLLQPAQVCDVLKGFIMVLCYSMMSYVDYAMMYHLIRGQSVIKLYIIYNMLEVADRLFSSFGQDILDALYWTATEPKEKKRAHIGVIPHFLMAVLYVFLHAILIMVQATTLNVAFNSHNKSLLTIMMSNNFVEIKGSVFKKFEKNNLFQMSNSDIKERFTNYILLLIVCLRNMEQFSWNPDHLWVLFPDVVMVIASEVAVDVVKHAFITKFNDISADVYGEYRASLAFDLVSSRQKNAYTDYSDSVSRRMGFIPLPLALLLIRVVTSSVKIQGSLSFMCVLLFYLGMITLKVLNSIVLLGTSCVFVKAANMEEKLFDPPPSATSSRVNSRANRTKHVNTPPQQESTADKGGTPLASDNSQPNTTAESSAPTLPKSDSDTFLTTPDEEDDDKIINTDTGLEGDGLKPRTPKKDLLEIDRFTICGNRID; from the exons ATGGCGGAGTCGCTGTCGACTGGTCcgggagaggagaaggagaaggagacgGAGGACAGGGAGCGGGACGGCAGCGCTGCCACGGCCGAGAAGAGCACGGCGAGCGACGGGGCCACGGAGACGCGGGGGTTCCGCGACGAAAATGGCGGCAGCGCGGGCAAGAGACGGAACCTGTCAG ACCTGTCGCTGGTCAGATTTATAACTACCGAGCTCACCAGAGGCTATTTCCTGGAACACAATGAGGCCAAATACACAGAGCGCAGAGAGCGGGTCTACACCTGCCTGCGTATCCCCAAAGAGCTGGAgaag CTGATGACATTCGGCTTCTTCCTGTGTCTGGACGCCTTTCTCTACGTGTTCACGCTGTTGCCGCTCAGAGTCATTCTGGCCCTTTTACGGCTCCTCACGTTGCCATGCTGTGGCGTCAG tggCTCCCGCCTGCTGCAGCCAGCACAGGTATGTGATGTCCTGAAAGGCTTCATTATGGTGTTGTGTTACTCAATGATGAGCTACGTGGATTACGCCATGATGTACCACCTCATCAGGGGACAGTCTGTCATCAAACTGTACATCATCTACAACATGTTAGAG gtgGCGGATCGCCTGTTCTCCTCATTTGGTCAGGACATCCTGGACGCTCTGTACTGGACGGCCACTGAAcccaaggagaagaagagagcgCACATAGGGGTGATTCCTCACTTCCTCATGGCCGTGCTCTACGTCT TTCTTCACGCCATCCTCATCATGGTTCAGGCCACAACTCTCAATGTCGCCTTCAACTCCCACAACAAGTCTCTGCTCACCATCATGATGTCAAACAAC TTTGTGGAGATCAAGGGGAGTGTGTTTAAGAAGTTTGAAAAGAACAACCTTTTCCAGATGTCTAACAGTG ACATAAAAGAGAGGTTCACCAACTACATCCTCCTGCTCATCGTTTGTCTGAGAAACATGGAGCAGTTTTCATGGAACCCTG ACCACCTGTGGGTGCTGTTTCCTGATGTAGTCATGGTGATAGCATCAGAAGTTGCCGTGGATGTTGTCAAGCACGCTTTCATCACCAAATTCAACGACATCAGCGCTGAT GTGTACGGAGAATACCGAGCCAGCCTTGCCTTTGACCTTGTCAGCAGTCGACAGAAAAAT GCGTACACAGACTACAGTGACTCAGTGTCCAGGAGAATGGGCTTCATCCCGCTTCCCTTAGCTCTGCTG ttGATCAGAGTAGTGACAAGCTCAGTGAAAATCCAGGGTTCACTCtcctttatgtgtgtgttgctgttttacTTGGG gaTGATCACTCTGAAAGTGCTCAACAGTATCGTTCTGCTGGGGAcgtcgtgtgtgtttgtcaaagCGGCCAATATGGAAGAAAAGCTCTTCGACCCTCCACCTTCTGCCACCTCCAGCCGAGTAAACTCCAGAGCTAACCGCACCAAACACGTTAACACGCCACCACAGCAAG AATCCACTGCAGACAAGGGAGGAACACCACTGGCATCAGACAACTCTCAGCCCAACACCACTGCCGAGAGCTCTGCCCCCACCCTTCCCAAGAGCGACTCAGACACATTCCTGACGACGCCCGACGAAGAGGATGATGACAAGATCATCAACACTGACACAGGACTGGAAGGAGATGGACTCAAACCCAGAACGCCCAAGAAAGACTTGCTAGAGATAGACCGCTTCACCATCTGTGGCAACAGGATAGACTGA